In Polyodon spathula isolate WHYD16114869_AA chromosome 27, ASM1765450v1, whole genome shotgun sequence, one DNA window encodes the following:
- the LOC121301566 gene encoding GTP-binding protein Di-Ras1-like, whose amino-acid sequence MPEQSNDYRVVVFGAGGVGKSSLVLRFVKGTFRDTYIPTIEDTYRQVISCDKSVCTLQITDTTGSHQFPAMQRLSISKGHAFILVYSITSRQSLEELKPIYQQVLQIKGSVESIPVMLVGNKCDETQREVETKEGEAQAQAWKCAFMETSAKMNYNVKELFQELLNLEKKRNMSLNIDGKRSSKQKRADKIKGKCSVM is encoded by the coding sequence ATGCCCGAGCAAAGCAATGACTACCGTGTGGTGGTGTTTGGGGCGGGGGGAGTGGGCAAGAGCTCCCTGGTGCTACGATTTGTCAAGGGGACCTTCCGGGACACCTACATCCCCACCATCGAGGACACCTACCGGCAGGTGATCAGTTGTGACAAGAGCGTCTGCACCCTGCAGATCACCGACACCACCGGCAGCCACCAGTTCCCTGCCATGCAGCGGCTCTCCATCTCCAAGGGCCATGCCTTCATCCTGGTCTACTCCATCACCAGCCGGCAGTCCCTGGAAGAGCTCAAGCCCATCTACCAGCAGGTCCTGCAGATCAAGGGCAGTGTGGAGAGCATCCCCGTCATGCTGGTGGGCAACAAGTGTGACGAGACCCAGCGAGAGGTGGAGACCAAGGAAGGAGAGGCCCAGGCCCAGGCCTGGAAGTGCGCTTTCATGGAAACCTCGGCCAAGATGAACTACAACGTCAAGGAGCTCTTCCAAGAGCTGCTCAACCTGGAGAAGAAGAGGAACATGAGCCTCAACATCGACGGCAAGCGCTCAAGCAAGCAGAAGAGGGCGGACAAGATCAAGGGGAAGTGCAGCGTCATGTAG